The Gavia stellata isolate bGavSte3 chromosome 1, bGavSte3.hap2, whole genome shotgun sequence genome has a segment encoding these proteins:
- the DDX3X gene encoding ATP-dependent RNA helicase DDX3X isoform X2, protein MSHVAVENALSLDQQFSGLDLNSSDSQSEGSSSSKGRYIPPHLRNREASKQGFDSGGWSSSRDKDAYSSFGARSDRGAKSSFFDRGNGSRGGRYEERGRGGDYDRSGFGRFDRGGGNSRWSDKSDEDDWSKPLPPSERLEQELFSGSNTGINFEKYDDIPVEATGSNCPPHIESFSDVDMGEIIMGNIELTRYTRPTPVQKHAIPIIKEKRDLMACAQTGSGKTAAFLLPILSQIYADGPGDALRAMKENGRYGRRKQYPISLVLAPTRELAVQIYEEARKFAYRSRVRPCVVYGGADIGQQIRDLERGCHLLVATPGRLVDMMERGKIGLDFCKYLVLDEADRMLDMGFEPQIRRIVEQDTMPPKGVRHTMMFSATFPKEIQMLARDFLDEYIFLAVGRVGSTSENITQKVVWVEESDKRSFLLDLLNATGKDSLTLVFVETKKGADALEDFLYHEGYACTSIHGDRSQRDREEALHQFRSGKSPILVATAVAARGLDISNVKHVINFDLPSDIEEYVHRIGRTGRVGNLGLATSFFNERNINITKDLLDLLVEAKQEVPSWLENMAYEQHHKGGGSRGRSKSRFSGGFGARDYRTSSGSGSSSFSSSRSTSSRSGGSGSRGFGGGGYGGFYNSDGYGGNYNSQGVDWWGN, encoded by the exons ATGAGTCATGTGGCGGTGGAAAATGCCCTCAGTCTAGACCAGCAG ttttctggTCTAGACTTGAATTCCTCAGACTCTCAGAGTGAAGGAAGCTCTTCAAGCA AAGGCCGATACATTCCTCCTCACTTGAGGAACAGGGAAGCTTCAAAACAGG GTTTTGATAGTGGTGGCTGGAGTTCTAGCAGAGACAAGGATGCATACAGCAGCTTCGGTGCGCGGTCTGACCGCGGAGCAAAATCAAGCTTCTTTGACCGTGGGAATGGATCGAGAGGAGGAAG ATACGAAGAGCGTGGAAGAGGTGGCGACTATGACAGGAGTGGCTTTGGTAGATTTGACCGTGGTGGTGGGAATAGCCGCTGGTCTGACAAATCAGATGAAGATGACTGGTCAAAGCCTCTTCCCCCAAGTGAACGCCTGGAACA AGAGCTCTTTTCAGGAAGCAATACTGGCATTAACTTTGAGAAATACGATGACATTCCTGTTGAAGCAACAGGCAGCAACTGTCCTCCACATATTGAAAGT TTCAGTGATGTTGACATGGGAGAAATTATTATGGGAAACATTGAGCTCACACGCTACACCCGTCCTACTCCAGTCCAGAAACATGCAATACctattattaaagaaaagagagactTGATGGCCTGTGCTCAGACAG GGTCTGGGAAAACGGCTGCATTTCTTCTACCAATATTGAGCCAGATCTATGCAGATGGCCCTGGTGATGCCTTGAGAGCTATGAAG gagaatGGAAGGTATGGGCGCCGTAAGCAATACCCAATCTCACTGGTCTTGGCTCCCACTAGAGAACTGGCTGTGCAGATCTATGAGGAAGCCAGAAAG TTTGCATACCGTTCCAGAGTTCGTCCCTGTGTTGTATACGGTGGTGCAGACATCGGTCAGCAGATACGTGACTTGGAACGTGGATGTCACTTGCTTGTAGCAACTCCAGGACGACTGGTTGATATGATGGAGAGGGGAAAGATTGGATTGGATTTTTGCAA GTACCTAGTGCTTGATGAAGCTGACAGAATGCTTGATATGGGGTTTGAACCTCAAATTCGTCGAATTGTTGAACAAGATACTATGCCACCAAAGGGCGTTCGTCATACCATGATGTTCAGTGCTACTTTCCCCAAGGAAATCCAG ATGCTTGCTCGTGACTTCCTTGATGAATATATCTTTCTGGCTGTTGGTAGAGTAGGTTCTACATCTGAGAATATCACACAGAAAGTAGTATGGGTGGAAGAGTCAGACAAACGATCGTTTCTGCTTGACCTGCTAAATGCCACAG GCAAGGATTCCTTGACTCTGGTGTTCGTGGAAACTAAAAAGGGTGCAGATGCTCTTGAGGACTTCTTGTACCATGAAGGATATGCCTGTACAAGTATACATGGAGATCGCTCTCAaagagacagagaggaagcaCTGCACCAGTTCCGTTCGGGCAAGAGCCCAATTCTTGTTGCCACAGCA GTAGCAGCAAGAGGACTGGATATCTCAAATGTAAAGCATGTCATAAACTTTGACTTGCCAAGTGACATTGAAGAGTATGTACATCGTATTGGTCGTACAGGCCGAGTAGGAAACCTTG GTCTTGCCACCTCATTCTTCAATGAGAGGAACATAAACATCACCAAGGACTTGCTTGATCTTCTTGTTGAGGCTAAGCAAGAAGTGCCATCTTGGCTGGAAAACATGGCTTATGAACAGCATCACAAAGGAGGTGGCAGCCGTGGGCGATCTAAGAG TAGATTCAGTGGAGGATTTGGTGCCAGGGACTATCGAACAAGCAGTGGTTCTGGCAGCAGTAGCTTTAGTAGCAGTCGATCAACCAGCAGCCGCAGTGGAGGAAGTGGCAGCAGAGGATTTGGAG GTGGTGGTTATGGCGGCTTCTACAACAGTGATGGATATGGAGGAAACTATAACTCCCAGGGGGTTGACTGGTGGGGCAACTGA
- the DDX3X gene encoding ATP-dependent RNA helicase DDX3X isoform X1 codes for MSHVAVENALSLDQQFSGLDLNSSDSQSEGSSSSKGRYIPPHLRNREASKQGFDSGGWSSSRDKDAYSSFGARSDRGAKSSFFDRGNGSRGGRYEERGRGGDYDRSGFGRFDRGGGNSRWSDKSDEDDWSKPLPPSERLEQELFSGSNTGINFEKYDDIPVEATGSNCPPHIESFSDVDMGEIIMGNIELTRYTRPTPVQKHAIPIIKEKRDLMACAQTGSGKTAAFLLPILSQIYADGPGDALRAMKENGRYGRRKQYPISLVLAPTRELAVQIYEEARKFAYRSRVRPCVVYGGADIGQQIRDLERGCHLLVATPGRLVDMMERGKIGLDFCKYLVLDEADRMLDMGFEPQIRRIVEQDTMPPKGVRHTMMFSATFPKEIQMLARDFLDEYIFLAVGRVGSTSENITQKVVWVEESDKRSFLLDLLNATGKDSLTLVFVETKKGADALEDFLYHEGYACTSIHGDRSQRDREEALHQFRSGKSPILVATAVAARGLDISNVKHVINFDLPSDIEEYVHRIGRTGRVGNLGLATSFFNERNINITKDLLDLLVEAKQEVPSWLENMAYEQHHKGGGSRGRSKSSRFSGGFGARDYRTSSGSGSSSFSSSRSTSSRSGGSGSRGFGGGGYGGFYNSDGYGGNYNSQGVDWWGN; via the exons ATGAGTCATGTGGCGGTGGAAAATGCCCTCAGTCTAGACCAGCAG ttttctggTCTAGACTTGAATTCCTCAGACTCTCAGAGTGAAGGAAGCTCTTCAAGCA AAGGCCGATACATTCCTCCTCACTTGAGGAACAGGGAAGCTTCAAAACAGG GTTTTGATAGTGGTGGCTGGAGTTCTAGCAGAGACAAGGATGCATACAGCAGCTTCGGTGCGCGGTCTGACCGCGGAGCAAAATCAAGCTTCTTTGACCGTGGGAATGGATCGAGAGGAGGAAG ATACGAAGAGCGTGGAAGAGGTGGCGACTATGACAGGAGTGGCTTTGGTAGATTTGACCGTGGTGGTGGGAATAGCCGCTGGTCTGACAAATCAGATGAAGATGACTGGTCAAAGCCTCTTCCCCCAAGTGAACGCCTGGAACA AGAGCTCTTTTCAGGAAGCAATACTGGCATTAACTTTGAGAAATACGATGACATTCCTGTTGAAGCAACAGGCAGCAACTGTCCTCCACATATTGAAAGT TTCAGTGATGTTGACATGGGAGAAATTATTATGGGAAACATTGAGCTCACACGCTACACCCGTCCTACTCCAGTCCAGAAACATGCAATACctattattaaagaaaagagagactTGATGGCCTGTGCTCAGACAG GGTCTGGGAAAACGGCTGCATTTCTTCTACCAATATTGAGCCAGATCTATGCAGATGGCCCTGGTGATGCCTTGAGAGCTATGAAG gagaatGGAAGGTATGGGCGCCGTAAGCAATACCCAATCTCACTGGTCTTGGCTCCCACTAGAGAACTGGCTGTGCAGATCTATGAGGAAGCCAGAAAG TTTGCATACCGTTCCAGAGTTCGTCCCTGTGTTGTATACGGTGGTGCAGACATCGGTCAGCAGATACGTGACTTGGAACGTGGATGTCACTTGCTTGTAGCAACTCCAGGACGACTGGTTGATATGATGGAGAGGGGAAAGATTGGATTGGATTTTTGCAA GTACCTAGTGCTTGATGAAGCTGACAGAATGCTTGATATGGGGTTTGAACCTCAAATTCGTCGAATTGTTGAACAAGATACTATGCCACCAAAGGGCGTTCGTCATACCATGATGTTCAGTGCTACTTTCCCCAAGGAAATCCAG ATGCTTGCTCGTGACTTCCTTGATGAATATATCTTTCTGGCTGTTGGTAGAGTAGGTTCTACATCTGAGAATATCACACAGAAAGTAGTATGGGTGGAAGAGTCAGACAAACGATCGTTTCTGCTTGACCTGCTAAATGCCACAG GCAAGGATTCCTTGACTCTGGTGTTCGTGGAAACTAAAAAGGGTGCAGATGCTCTTGAGGACTTCTTGTACCATGAAGGATATGCCTGTACAAGTATACATGGAGATCGCTCTCAaagagacagagaggaagcaCTGCACCAGTTCCGTTCGGGCAAGAGCCCAATTCTTGTTGCCACAGCA GTAGCAGCAAGAGGACTGGATATCTCAAATGTAAAGCATGTCATAAACTTTGACTTGCCAAGTGACATTGAAGAGTATGTACATCGTATTGGTCGTACAGGCCGAGTAGGAAACCTTG GTCTTGCCACCTCATTCTTCAATGAGAGGAACATAAACATCACCAAGGACTTGCTTGATCTTCTTGTTGAGGCTAAGCAAGAAGTGCCATCTTGGCTGGAAAACATGGCTTATGAACAGCATCACAAAGGAGGTGGCAGCCGTGGGCGATCTAAGAG CAGTAGATTCAGTGGAGGATTTGGTGCCAGGGACTATCGAACAAGCAGTGGTTCTGGCAGCAGTAGCTTTAGTAGCAGTCGATCAACCAGCAGCCGCAGTGGAGGAAGTGGCAGCAGAGGATTTGGAG GTGGTGGTTATGGCGGCTTCTACAACAGTGATGGATATGGAGGAAACTATAACTCCCAGGGGGTTGACTGGTGGGGCAACTGA